In Streptomyces sp. NBC_01707, a genomic segment contains:
- a CDS encoding major capsid protein, producing the protein MADQFELPEDIRALNDEELAATLDEARAAFAALSAENTIDDQGMTRMRALATGVQDIRQEQANRLQAAQQAATEIEQLAAQVRGDDPAAEPVEETAEEPTAAADPEPEPVVEAPVQPATATASLVARPALNLSNVRRHQPRVLPEPPAPTTSITAAVDVPGYTPGSPLGFTEITAGIIGRANALKTAGGGVGQVISYRHPYPEDLIVTDSSSAPEGTNVALRASDQNRLPQGNLVASGGWCAPSETVYELTSVSCPDMLWDAPEIQLARGGLRYYKTPSLDVAAMTWVHTEADDISGATKPCFRIPCPDPVEVRCDAVGVCLEAGILTQRHFPELVSWYLRNSMVAHEIRLRQVLFAQAVASATAVTLPATFGALSPVFAAVALQAADMIERHSFCDSISLEVVFPWWSRNLFLADLARRNGVSIDEVTEAQVQALFTPLGVRIQWARGLSPAVPTDIGAATPATAWPEEIQFLIYPAGQLQIGRGEEVNLGVIHDSTKFSTNDYTALFAEECVALVDRSVDTRVVTVPVCPTGETGAQTLMTCPAA; encoded by the coding sequence ATGGCTGATCAGTTTGAGCTCCCCGAGGACATCCGCGCCCTCAACGACGAAGAGTTGGCCGCGACCCTCGACGAGGCTCGTGCCGCATTCGCCGCCCTCTCGGCAGAGAACACCATCGACGACCAGGGCATGACGCGGATGCGAGCCCTCGCCACCGGTGTCCAGGACATCCGCCAGGAGCAGGCCAACCGGCTCCAGGCCGCCCAGCAGGCCGCCACCGAGATCGAGCAGCTCGCCGCCCAGGTGCGGGGCGACGACCCGGCCGCCGAACCGGTCGAGGAGACCGCGGAAGAGCCCACCGCAGCAGCCGACCCGGAGCCCGAGCCCGTCGTCGAGGCGCCGGTGCAGCCGGCGACCGCCACCGCTTCCCTGGTCGCCCGCCCGGCCCTGAACCTGTCCAACGTGCGGCGGCACCAGCCGCGCGTCCTCCCTGAGCCGCCCGCGCCGACCACATCGATCACCGCGGCGGTCGACGTCCCCGGCTACACCCCGGGCAGCCCGCTCGGCTTCACCGAGATCACCGCGGGCATCATCGGCCGCGCGAACGCCCTCAAGACGGCGGGTGGCGGTGTGGGCCAGGTGATCAGCTACCGGCACCCGTACCCCGAGGACCTCATCGTCACGGACTCTTCGAGCGCACCGGAGGGCACGAACGTTGCGCTGCGGGCGTCGGACCAGAACCGCCTGCCGCAGGGCAACCTCGTTGCCTCCGGCGGCTGGTGCGCACCCTCCGAGACGGTCTACGAGCTCACGTCCGTGTCCTGCCCGGACATGCTGTGGGACGCCCCCGAGATCCAGCTCGCGCGCGGCGGCCTGCGCTACTACAAGACGCCGTCCCTGGACGTCGCGGCGATGACGTGGGTCCACACCGAGGCCGACGACATCAGCGGCGCGACCAAGCCCTGCTTCCGGATCCCTTGCCCCGACCCGGTCGAGGTTCGCTGTGACGCGGTCGGCGTCTGCCTCGAGGCGGGCATCCTGACCCAGCGGCACTTCCCGGAGCTCGTCTCCTGGTACCTCCGCAACTCGATGGTTGCGCACGAGATCCGGCTCCGGCAGGTCCTGTTCGCGCAGGCCGTTGCGTCGGCCACCGCGGTCACCCTACCCGCCACGTTCGGTGCGCTCTCCCCGGTGTTCGCGGCCGTCGCCCTTCAGGCCGCCGACATGATCGAGCGCCACAGCTTCTGTGACTCGATCTCGCTGGAGGTCGTCTTCCCGTGGTGGTCGCGGAACCTGTTCCTCGCCGACCTGGCCCGCCGTAACGGCGTCTCCATCGACGAGGTGACCGAGGCGCAGGTACAGGCCCTGTTCACCCCGCTCGGGGTGCGCATCCAGTGGGCGCGTGGACTGTCCCCGGCCGTCCCGACCGACATCGGTGCTGCGACCCCGGCGACGGCCTGGCCCGAGGAGATCCAGTTCCTCATCTACCCGGCCGGCCAGCTCCAGATCGGCCGTGGCGAAGAGGTCAACCTCGGCGTGATCCACGACTCGACGAAGTTCTCGACCAACGACTACACGGCCCTGTTCGCCGAGGAGTGCGTCGCCCTGGTCGACCGGTCGGTCGACACCCGCGTCGTCACCGTCCCGGTCTGCCCCACGGGTGAGACCGGTGCGCAGACGCTCATGACCTGCCCCGCAGCCTGA